One genomic region from Sphingobacterium multivorum encodes:
- a CDS encoding homoserine O-acetyltransferase family protein — translation MSKHIYLHPEPFVFENGRELTDLQISYETFGKPNADRSNVIWVCHALTANADVLDWWSGLFGTGELFDANDYYIICANVIGSAYNSSNPLSVNPATGQPYYLSFPEFTVRDLVNAHQVLADHLEIKQIEILIGGSLGGQQALEWAVSHSIAINHLIVVGTNAVHSPWGIAFNESQRLAITTDRTFYANHPDGGAKGLKVARAMALLSYRNYTTYANTQKEDDNEKLDHYKASSYQNYQGEKLVKRYNAYSYYFLTKAMDSHNLGRGRRSIESALASIECPTLVLSVNTDLLFPPQEQQFIAQHVPNAHYQEIESTYGHDGFLIETKKLTKIISSFLREQKEYINELV, via the coding sequence ATGAGTAAGCATATATATCTGCACCCGGAGCCTTTTGTATTTGAAAATGGAAGAGAGCTTACTGATTTACAAATCAGTTATGAAACATTTGGCAAACCCAACGCAGATCGCAGCAATGTGATCTGGGTTTGCCATGCATTAACGGCCAATGCAGATGTGCTGGATTGGTGGTCCGGTCTTTTTGGAACAGGTGAGTTGTTTGATGCAAACGATTATTATATTATTTGTGCCAATGTCATAGGATCAGCATATAATAGCAGTAATCCGCTATCTGTAAACCCAGCAACCGGACAACCCTATTACCTATCTTTCCCCGAATTCACAGTGAGGGATTTGGTCAACGCACATCAAGTCCTTGCGGACCACCTGGAAATCAAACAAATAGAGATCCTTATCGGGGGGTCATTAGGCGGTCAACAAGCATTGGAATGGGCCGTATCGCACAGTATAGCCATCAACCATCTCATCGTGGTTGGAACAAATGCCGTCCACTCACCATGGGGTATTGCATTCAATGAAAGTCAACGTCTGGCCATTACAACTGATCGAACCTTTTACGCCAATCACCCTGATGGTGGAGCTAAAGGATTGAAAGTTGCACGCGCTATGGCACTGTTGTCTTACCGCAACTATACAACGTATGCCAACACGCAAAAGGAGGATGATAACGAAAAACTCGATCATTATAAAGCATCCTCCTATCAGAACTATCAGGGTGAAAAATTGGTGAAACGCTATAATGCGTACAGCTATTATTTCCTGACCAAAGCAATGGACAGCCACAATTTAGGTCGGGGAAGACGATCTATTGAATCTGCTTTGGCGAGCATCGAATGTCCAACTTTAGTCCTGAGCGTTAATACAGATTTGTTGTTTCCGCCACAAGAGCAACAATTCATCGCGCAACATGTTCCCAATGCCCATTATCAAGAGATTGAATCGACCTATGGCCACGATGGCTTTTTGATCGAAACAAAAAAACTCACAAAAATCATTAGCAGCTTTCTGCGGGAACAAAAAGAATACATAAACGAATTAGTATAA
- a CDS encoding homoserine dehydrogenase, with protein MSNKLTIGMFGFGVVGQGLYDIIKTKDLNLEIKKFVIKNGDKKRSLPADLFSTDAETILGDPEINTVVELIDDAEAAYQLTVRALKSGKNVVSANKKMIASHLEELVDIQHEYGTSLLYEGAVCGSIPIIRNLEEYYDNELLHSVSGIFNGSSNYILSKVFNENQQYTDALKKAQELGFAETDPTLDVGGFDPKFKVCIVASHAYGIYVKPEDVFNIGIDKLGQQDIRFAKEKNLKIKLIPTAKEIDGDKVVLYVLPRLVGKDSMLYNVENENNGVLVKAAFADEQFFYGKGAGGHPTGSAVLSDIAALRYGYRYEYKKHLESSTLNYSQDYLIKVYLRYTDDTLIEKLNFSEITERYYAPDFKYVIGHINLQQIAAHKADLDQEGNFIAEIA; from the coding sequence ATGAGTAATAAATTAACAATAGGGATGTTTGGGTTTGGTGTCGTAGGTCAAGGTCTTTACGATATCATCAAAACCAAAGATCTTAATCTGGAGATCAAGAAATTTGTCATTAAAAACGGAGATAAAAAACGCTCGCTACCAGCAGATTTATTTTCTACCGATGCCGAAACAATTTTAGGTGACCCAGAAATTAATACTGTTGTCGAACTAATCGATGATGCCGAAGCAGCATACCAACTAACTGTTCGTGCTTTGAAATCGGGGAAAAATGTGGTATCTGCCAATAAAAAAATGATTGCCAGCCATTTGGAAGAGCTGGTTGATATCCAACATGAATACGGGACCAGTTTATTATATGAAGGTGCCGTTTGCGGAAGTATTCCCATTATACGGAATTTAGAAGAATACTATGACAATGAATTACTGCATTCTGTCAGCGGTATTTTTAATGGATCTTCCAACTACATTTTATCTAAAGTTTTCAACGAAAATCAGCAATATACAGATGCTTTAAAGAAAGCACAAGAACTTGGTTTTGCAGAAACAGATCCAACGCTGGATGTAGGTGGATTTGACCCCAAATTTAAGGTATGTATTGTTGCTTCACATGCGTACGGTATCTATGTCAAACCAGAAGATGTGTTCAATATTGGTATTGATAAATTGGGACAGCAAGATATTCGTTTTGCGAAAGAAAAGAACCTCAAGATCAAATTGATACCCACGGCAAAAGAGATCGACGGCGACAAAGTTGTACTTTATGTATTACCACGCCTAGTAGGCAAAGACAGCATGCTCTATAATGTAGAAAATGAGAACAATGGAGTATTGGTGAAAGCGGCCTTTGCAGACGAACAATTTTTCTATGGTAAAGGAGCAGGTGGCCACCCAACAGGTTCTGCTGTGCTATCGGATATCGCGGCTCTTCGCTATGGATACCGCTATGAGTATAAAAAACATTTAGAATCCAGCACATTAAATTATAGCCAAGATTATTTAATTAAGGTTTATTTGAGATATACAGATGATACACTGATTGAAAAGTTAAATTTCAGTGAAATCACAGAACGATATTACGCACCAGATTTCAAATATGTCATCGGACATATTAATCTTCAACAAATCGCAGCCCATAAAGCTGATTTGGATCAAGAGGGCAATTTTATTGCTGAAATCGCGTAG